The following coding sequences lie in one Flavobacterium cyclinae genomic window:
- a CDS encoding 1-aminocyclopropane-1-carboxylate deaminase/D-cysteine desulfhydrase, which produces MHSINQKIPLSFPNNIELFIKREDLLHPIISGNKFRKLKYNIQEAKRLGHSTLLTFGGAFSNHILAVAGAGAEFGFSTIGVIRGEEIEFKIHENPTLIKAQELGMKFYFVSRSDYREKENTNFKEKLQTIFGNFYLIPEGGTNNLAIKGCEEILTKEDKEGFSHVVCSVGTGGTLSGLINSSNKNQYIIGFSSLKGSFLSDVIRNFVSNNNWEINDEYHFGGYGKVSNELIDFLNSFYTQTSIPLDPVYTGKMVFGVLDKIKEGYFPENSKILIIHTGGLQGIKGMNFVLSKNNKEILNYGEK; this is translated from the coding sequence ATGCACTCAATTAATCAAAAAATACCATTATCTTTTCCAAATAATATTGAACTCTTTATTAAAAGAGAAGATTTGTTACATCCAATCATTTCTGGAAATAAATTTAGAAAACTCAAATATAATATTCAAGAAGCTAAACGATTGGGTCATTCTACTTTGTTAACTTTTGGTGGAGCTTTTTCAAATCATATTTTAGCAGTTGCTGGAGCGGGTGCTGAATTTGGGTTTTCAACTATTGGTGTAATAAGGGGAGAAGAAATAGAGTTTAAAATTCATGAAAACCCTACTTTAATAAAAGCACAAGAATTAGGAATGAAGTTTTATTTTGTTTCTAGGTCGGACTATCGTGAAAAAGAAAACACTAATTTTAAAGAAAAATTACAGACCATTTTTGGAAATTTTTACTTAATTCCTGAAGGAGGTACTAATAATTTAGCTATTAAAGGTTGTGAAGAAATATTGACAAAAGAAGACAAAGAAGGGTTTTCTCATGTGGTTTGTTCAGTTGGAACAGGAGGAACATTGTCGGGTTTAATAAATTCATCTAATAAAAATCAATACATAATCGGATTTTCTTCATTAAAAGGGAGTTTTTTGTCTGATGTAATTCGTAATTTTGTCTCTAATAACAATTGGGAGATTAATGATGAATATCATTTTGGTGGATATGGTAAAGTTTCAAATGAATTGATTGATTTTTTAAATTCATTTTACACACAAACAAGTATTCCATTAGATCCGGTTTACACTGGTAAAATGGTATTTGGTGTCCTTGACAAAATCAAAGAGGGATATTTTCCAGAAAACTCAAAAATTTTGATTATTCATACTGGTGGATTGCAAGGGATAAAAGGTATGAATTTTGTACTAAGTAAAAATAACAAAGAAATATTAAATTATGGCGAAAAGTAA
- a CDS encoding glucosaminidase domain-containing protein has translation MAKSKLVLFVLALFIISCKSSKPVVRTTTKTKVSINKKPTVHTKTETKSVSIKTKDNSQETLEATSNVKTYAEEVRDYIDNFKEIAKNNMKIHGIPASITLAQGILESGAGKGRLAQTANNHFGIKCHSGWTGETIHHDDDAAQECFRKYNHPSESYRDHSLFLTTRSRYSKLFKLNKGDYKSWARGLKEAGYATDVKYPDKLIGLIERYELFKYDNEVLGQDSNFSNDTNLVSDGDEFYTIQQGDTLYSLSKRFNISINEIKKMNNLSDNTISIGQKLRIKK, from the coding sequence ATGGCGAAAAGTAAATTGGTTTTATTTGTGTTAGCCCTTTTTATAATCAGTTGTAAAAGTTCAAAGCCTGTAGTTAGAACCACTACAAAAACAAAAGTTTCGATCAATAAAAAACCAACTGTACACACTAAGACCGAAACTAAATCAGTATCAATCAAAACTAAAGATAATTCACAAGAGACTTTGGAGGCTACTTCAAATGTTAAAACCTATGCAGAAGAAGTTAGAGATTATATTGATAATTTTAAAGAAATTGCAAAAAACAATATGAAGATCCATGGAATTCCTGCAAGTATAACTTTAGCGCAAGGAATTTTAGAATCTGGTGCCGGTAAAGGTAGATTGGCTCAAACGGCTAATAATCATTTTGGAATTAAATGTCATAGTGGTTGGACAGGAGAAACCATTCACCATGATGATGATGCTGCTCAAGAATGTTTTAGAAAGTATAATCATCCATCAGAATCTTACCGAGACCATTCATTATTTTTAACAACTCGATCACGCTATTCTAAATTATTTAAATTGAATAAAGGGGATTATAAATCGTGGGCAAGAGGTTTAAAAGAAGCCGGTTATGCAACAGATGTTAAATATCCAGATAAATTAATTGGACTAATTGAACGATATGAGTTATTTAAATACGATAATGAAGTATTGGGTCAAGATTCAAATTTTTCAAATGACACAAACCTAGTTTCAGATGGAGACGAATTTTATACGATTCAACAAGGTGATACTTTATATTCCTTATCAAAAAGGTTTAATATCTCGATAAATGAGATAAAGAAAATGAATAATTTATCAGATAATACCATTTCAATTGGTCAAAAATTAAGAATTAAGAAATGA
- the hemL gene encoding glutamate-1-semialdehyde 2,1-aminomutase encodes MIYKRSSELFVEACNVIPGGVNSPVRAFKGVGGTPIFVKEAKGAYLYDEDGNRLIDYINSWGPMILGHAYEPVVNAVIEKAKKGTSFGMPTALETEIAKLAVSMVPNIDKIRFVNSGTEACMSAIRLARGFTKRDKIIKFSGCYHGHSDSFLIAAGSGLSTFGVPNSPGVTEGTAKDTLLAAYNDIENVKALYEANKNQIAAIIIEPVAGNMGCVPPTKGFLEALREICLENGILLIFDEVMTGFRLAKGGAQELYNIQADIVCFGKVIGGGLPVGAFAAREEIMNYLAPIGPVYQAGTLSGNPLAMVAGLEMLKALNADKEIFNRLDQKTAYLEKGIRKVLNENNIVFTINRVGSMISVHFDANPVFDFQTAKNGDNETFKKFFHGLLKQGIYIAPSAYETWFITDALSYDDLDFTINAIAEVAKEL; translated from the coding sequence ATGATTTATAAAAGAAGTAGCGAACTATTTGTAGAAGCATGTAATGTAATTCCTGGAGGTGTTAATTCTCCAGTTAGAGCCTTTAAAGGTGTTGGAGGAACTCCAATTTTTGTTAAGGAAGCAAAAGGAGCATATTTATATGATGAAGATGGTAATCGTTTAATTGATTACATCAACTCCTGGGGTCCTATGATTTTAGGACATGCTTACGAACCTGTTGTTAACGCGGTAATTGAAAAAGCAAAAAAAGGAACTTCTTTTGGTATGCCAACAGCGTTAGAAACTGAAATTGCCAAATTAGCAGTTTCGATGGTTCCAAATATTGATAAAATAAGATTTGTTAACTCAGGTACAGAAGCTTGTATGAGTGCTATTCGTTTAGCTAGAGGGTTTACAAAACGAGACAAGATTATAAAATTTTCAGGATGTTATCACGGGCATTCTGATTCTTTTTTAATTGCTGCAGGAAGTGGATTGAGTACATTTGGTGTGCCAAATTCTCCTGGAGTTACAGAAGGTACGGCAAAAGATACTTTACTTGCGGCTTACAATGATATTGAAAATGTAAAAGCCTTATATGAAGCAAATAAAAATCAAATCGCGGCTATTATTATTGAACCTGTTGCAGGAAATATGGGGTGTGTTCCGCCTACAAAAGGTTTTTTAGAAGCCTTGAGAGAAATTTGTTTAGAAAATGGAATATTACTTATTTTTGATGAAGTAATGACTGGATTTCGACTAGCAAAAGGTGGGGCTCAAGAATTGTATAACATACAAGCCGATATTGTTTGTTTTGGAAAAGTAATTGGTGGTGGATTACCTGTGGGAGCATTTGCAGCAAGAGAAGAAATAATGAACTATTTAGCACCAATTGGTCCGGTATATCAAGCGGGTACATTATCTGGGAATCCTTTAGCTATGGTAGCAGGTTTAGAAATGTTAAAAGCTTTAAATGCTGATAAAGAGATTTTTAATCGATTAGACCAAAAAACAGCATACCTAGAAAAAGGGATTAGAAAAGTTCTTAATGAAAACAATATTGTTTTTACAATAAATAGAGTGGGGTCTATGATTTCAGTTCATTTTGATGCTAATCCTGTTTTTGATTTTCAAACTGCTAAAAATGGTGATAATGAAACTTTTAAAAAGTTTTTCCATGGATTATTAAAACAAGGAATTTATATTGCGCCATCAGCTTATGAAACTTGGTTTATTACAGATGCATTAAGTTATGATGATTTAGATTTTACAATTAATGCAATAGCCGAAGTTGCAAAGGAATTATAA